One region of Seriola aureovittata isolate HTS-2021-v1 ecotype China chromosome 15, ASM2101889v1, whole genome shotgun sequence genomic DNA includes:
- the p4ha2 gene encoding prolyl 4-hydroxylase subunit alpha-2 isoform X1 yields MGKSLFFISWALLCCCWTTQAEIFTSIGQMTDLIYTEKELVQSLREYIKAEESKLAAVKSWAKKLDALTRVSTSDPEGYLAHPVNAYKLMKRLNTEWSELESLVLQNPSDGFISNMSIHRQYFPDEEDETGAAKALMRLQDTYQLDSEAFSRGKLPGLHSNAFLTVDDCYDMGKTAYNDADYYHAVLWMQQSLKQLDAGEEAVVSKADILDYLSYSVYQMGDLPRAIELTRRLVAIEPGHQRAGGNLRYFERLLFKQLNELNQAYQPSSEEPIQLGTYSRPKDHLPEREAYEALCRGEGLQMNDKKRSRLFCRYQDGKRNPRLLLKPMKEEDEWDSPHIVRYLDVLSHEEIEKIKELAKPRLARATVRDPKTGVLTTANYRVSKSAWLEGEDDPVIERVNQRIEDITGLTVTTAELLQVANYGVGGQYEPHYDFSRRPFDSTLKVDGNRLATFLNYKDEPDAFKRLGTGNRVATFLNYMSDVEAGGATVFPDFGAAIWPRKGTAVFWYNLFKSGEGDYRTRHAACPVLVGSKWVSNKWIHERGQEFRRPCGLTEVD; encoded by the exons ATGGGGAAgtctctgtttttcatctcctgggctctgctctgctgctgctggaccacACAAGCAGAGATCTTCACCTCTATAG gccAAATGACAGACCTGATCTACACAGAGAAAGAGCTGGTCCAATCCCTGAGGGAGTACATAAAAGCAGAGGAGTCAAAGCTCGCTGCAGTCAAAAG CTGGGCCAAGAAACTGGATGCTCTGACCAGAGTGTCCACCTCTGATCCAGAGGGCTACCTCGCCCACCCAGTAAATGCCTACAAACTGATGAAGAGACTCAACACAGAGTGGTCTGAACTGGAGAGCCTGGTGCTTCAGAACCCTTCAGATG GGTTCATTTCCAACATGTCCATACACAGACAGTACTTCCCAGATGAGGAGGACGAGACGGGTGCAGCCAAGGCGTTGATGCGTCTTCAGGACACGTACCAACTGGATTCTGAGGCCTTCTCAAGAGGAAAGCTGCCAG GTTTGCACTCCAACGCCTTTTTGACAGTGGACGACTGCTACGACATGGGGAAGACGGCTTATAACGACGCAGACTATTATCATGCTGTGCTATGGATGCAGCAGTCTTTGAAGCAGCTGGATGCCGGGGAGGAAGCTGTGGTTTCCAAGGCGGACATTTTGGACTACCTCAGCTACTCTGTTTACCAAATGGGAGACCTGCCTCGAGCCATTGAACTGACACGCCGGCTGGTGGCTATTG AACCCGGCCACCAGAGGGCAGGAGGAAACCTCCGTTATTTTGAGCGGTTACTGTTCAAGCAGCTCAATGAGCTGAACCAGGCCTACCAGCCTTCCTCTGAGGAGCCCATCCAGCTGGGAACCTACAGCAGACCTAAGGACCATCTCCCAGAGAGAGAGGCGTACGAGGCCctctgcagaggagaggggCTTCAAATG AACGACAAGAAGCGCAGCCGTTTGTTCTGTCGCTACCAGGATGGTAAGAGGAACCCTCGTCTCCTGCTGAAGCCcatgaaggaggaggatgagtgGGACAGCCCCCACATCGTTCGCTACCTGGACGTCCTGTCACACGAGGAGATTGAGAAGATTAAGGAGCTGGCCAAACCCAGG cttGCCAGAGCTACTGTCCGTGATCCCAAAACAGGTGTCCTGACCACAGCCAACTACAGAGTATCAAAAAG TGCATGGCTGGAAGGAGAGGATGACCCCGTCATTGAAAGGGTTAATCAGAGAATAGAAGACATCACAGGCCTCACAGTCACCACTGCAGAGTTACTTCAG GTTGCTAACTACGGAGTTGGAGGACAGTATGAGCCACATTACGACTTCTCAAGG CGTCCTTTTGACAGCACCCTCAAGGTCGATGGAAATAGACTTGCTACCTTCCTAAACTAC AAAGATGAGCCTGATGCTTTCAAAAGATTAGGCACTGGAAATCGTGTGGCAACTTTTTTGAACTAC atgAGTGATGTCGAGGCGGGAGGTGCCACGGTCTTCCCTGACTTTGGAGCTGCAATCTGGCCTAGAAAG GGGACGGCAGTGTTCTGGTATAATCTCTTCAAGAGCGGGGAGGGAGACTATAGGACCAGGCATGCAGCCTGTCCTGTCTTAGTAGGAAGTAAATGGG tgtCAAACAAGTGGATTCACGAGCGAGGACAAGAGTTCAGGAGACCCTGTGGCCTGACAGAAGTGGACTGA
- the p4ha2 gene encoding prolyl 4-hydroxylase subunit alpha-2 isoform X2 produces MGKSLFFISWALLCCCWTTQAEIFTSIGQMTDLIYTEKELVQSLREYIKAEESKLAAVKSWAKKLDALTRVSTSDPEGYLAHPVNAYKLMKRLNTEWSELESLVLQNPSDGFISNMSIHRQYFPDEEDETGAAKALMRLQDTYQLDSEAFSRGKLPGLHSNAFLTVDDCYDMGKTAYNDADYYHAVLWMQQSLKQLDAGEEAVVSKADILDYLSYSVYQMGDLPRAIELTRRLVAIEPGHQRAGGNLRYFERLLFKQLNELNQAYQPSSEEPIQLGTYSRPKDHLPEREAYEALCRGEGLQMNDKKRSRLFCRYQDGKRNPRLLLKPMKEEDEWDSPHIVRYLDVLSHEEIEKIKELAKPRLARATVRDPKTGVLTTANYRVSKSAWLEGEDDPVIERVNQRIEDITGLTVTTAELLQVANYGVGGQYEPHYDFSRKDEPDAFKRLGTGNRVATFLNYMSDVEAGGATVFPDFGAAIWPRKGTAVFWYNLFKSGEGDYRTRHAACPVLVGSKWVSNKWIHERGQEFRRPCGLTEVD; encoded by the exons ATGGGGAAgtctctgtttttcatctcctgggctctgctctgctgctgctggaccacACAAGCAGAGATCTTCACCTCTATAG gccAAATGACAGACCTGATCTACACAGAGAAAGAGCTGGTCCAATCCCTGAGGGAGTACATAAAAGCAGAGGAGTCAAAGCTCGCTGCAGTCAAAAG CTGGGCCAAGAAACTGGATGCTCTGACCAGAGTGTCCACCTCTGATCCAGAGGGCTACCTCGCCCACCCAGTAAATGCCTACAAACTGATGAAGAGACTCAACACAGAGTGGTCTGAACTGGAGAGCCTGGTGCTTCAGAACCCTTCAGATG GGTTCATTTCCAACATGTCCATACACAGACAGTACTTCCCAGATGAGGAGGACGAGACGGGTGCAGCCAAGGCGTTGATGCGTCTTCAGGACACGTACCAACTGGATTCTGAGGCCTTCTCAAGAGGAAAGCTGCCAG GTTTGCACTCCAACGCCTTTTTGACAGTGGACGACTGCTACGACATGGGGAAGACGGCTTATAACGACGCAGACTATTATCATGCTGTGCTATGGATGCAGCAGTCTTTGAAGCAGCTGGATGCCGGGGAGGAAGCTGTGGTTTCCAAGGCGGACATTTTGGACTACCTCAGCTACTCTGTTTACCAAATGGGAGACCTGCCTCGAGCCATTGAACTGACACGCCGGCTGGTGGCTATTG AACCCGGCCACCAGAGGGCAGGAGGAAACCTCCGTTATTTTGAGCGGTTACTGTTCAAGCAGCTCAATGAGCTGAACCAGGCCTACCAGCCTTCCTCTGAGGAGCCCATCCAGCTGGGAACCTACAGCAGACCTAAGGACCATCTCCCAGAGAGAGAGGCGTACGAGGCCctctgcagaggagaggggCTTCAAATG AACGACAAGAAGCGCAGCCGTTTGTTCTGTCGCTACCAGGATGGTAAGAGGAACCCTCGTCTCCTGCTGAAGCCcatgaaggaggaggatgagtgGGACAGCCCCCACATCGTTCGCTACCTGGACGTCCTGTCACACGAGGAGATTGAGAAGATTAAGGAGCTGGCCAAACCCAGG cttGCCAGAGCTACTGTCCGTGATCCCAAAACAGGTGTCCTGACCACAGCCAACTACAGAGTATCAAAAAG TGCATGGCTGGAAGGAGAGGATGACCCCGTCATTGAAAGGGTTAATCAGAGAATAGAAGACATCACAGGCCTCACAGTCACCACTGCAGAGTTACTTCAG GTTGCTAACTACGGAGTTGGAGGACAGTATGAGCCACATTACGACTTCTCAAGG AAAGATGAGCCTGATGCTTTCAAAAGATTAGGCACTGGAAATCGTGTGGCAACTTTTTTGAACTAC atgAGTGATGTCGAGGCGGGAGGTGCCACGGTCTTCCCTGACTTTGGAGCTGCAATCTGGCCTAGAAAG GGGACGGCAGTGTTCTGGTATAATCTCTTCAAGAGCGGGGAGGGAGACTATAGGACCAGGCATGCAGCCTGTCCTGTCTTAGTAGGAAGTAAATGGG tgtCAAACAAGTGGATTCACGAGCGAGGACAAGAGTTCAGGAGACCCTGTGGCCTGACAGAAGTGGACTGA
- the LOC130181985 gene encoding sodium- and chloride-dependent GABA transporter 2-like — MNGKNGAYKVTVPSIYPEKPKELEERGHWGTKAEFILTVMGAVIGPGNIWRFPYLCYRNGGGVFFIPYTLFMLTCGIPLFFLETALGQYTSQGGITCWRKICPLFQGMGYASHLIIAFSATSYVTIMAWAFFYLFSSFSKDLPWASCGHYWNTDSCLDLNHPNLSLSMTSRLNTTLPVVEFWQRRVLKISSGIEEVGSLRWELVLCLILTWVICYFCVWKGIKSTGKAAFFTATFPFIMLLVLLIRGVTLPGAIDGIIYYLYPDISRLSDPQVWMDAGTQIFFSYAIGLGFLTSLGSYNTYNNDCYRDCFYLCLLNSATSIVAGFAIFSVLGFMTYEQGVDISEVAESGPGLAFIVYPRAVAMMPVPQVWSVCFFIMIILLGLDSQFVGLECLMTSLVDLFPTYLRQGYRRELLLLAICCTCCLLGLSLVTEGGMYLLQLLDHHVCSGTTLLLLSLCQSVSIGWVYGPDRFYDNITDMIGYRPYPFMKYCWRYTTPLFCFGTFIFSIVKYSPLKFSNSYVYPLWANILGWFIATVSLSLIPLFVFHKMMQGKGTLRQRFLLLCQPVDDLPLDQKCPPALGTNGTTAHTELKPLSHTGEETQ, encoded by the exons AAAGCCGAGTTCATCCTGACTGTCATGGGCGCCGTCATCGGACCCGGGAATATATGGAGGTTCCCCTACTTGTGCTACAGGAACGGCGGAG GTGTGTTCTTCATCCCATACACCTTGTTTATGTTGACATGTGGGATCCCGCTGTTCTTCCTTGAGACTGCTTTAGGACAATACACCAGCCAGGGAGGAATCACATGCTGGAGGAAGATTTGTCCGCTTTTCCAAg GCATGGGCTATGCCAGTCACTTAATCATCGCATTCAGTGCAACCTCCTATGTCACCATCATGGCATGGGCGTTCTTTTACTTGTTCTCATCCTTCAGTAAAGATTTGCCTTGGGCCTCATGTGGACACTACTGGAACACAG ACTCATGCTTGGACCTCAACCATCCAAATCTGAGCCTCAGCATGACATCCAGACTGAACACCACTCTTCCTGTTGTGGAGTTCTGGCA GCGCCGGGTTTTGAAAATCTCTAGTGGTATCGAGGAGGTGGGCAGTCTGAGGTGGGAGCTGGTCTTGTGTCTAATCCTGACCTGGGTCATTTGCTATTTCTGCGTTTGGAAGGGCATCAAGTCCACAGGAAAG GCTGCCTTCTTCACAGCCACCTTCCCCTTCATTATGCTGTTGGTTTTGCTCATACGTGGCGTTACCCTACCGGGGGCAATTGATGGGATCATTTACTACCTCTACCCTGATATCTCTCGCCTGTCAGATCCCCAG GTGTGGATGGATGCTGGTACTCAGATCTTCTTTTCTTATGCCATTGGCCTTGGGTTCCTAACTTCTCTTGGGAGTTACAACACTTACAACAATGACTGTTACAG ggACTGTTTCTACCTGTGTCTGCTGAACAGTGCAACCAGCATCGTGGCAGGCTTCgccattttctctgttttgggTTTCATGACATACGAACAAGGAGTGGATATATCTGAGGTGGCAGAATCCG gccCAGGGTTGGCTTTCATTGTCTACCCACGAGCAGTAGCCATGATGCCCGTACCTCAGGTGTGGTCAGTGTGTTTCTTCATCATGATCATTCTGCTTGGACTGGATAGTCAG TTTGTTGGTCTGGAGTGcttgatgacatcactggtTGACCTGTTCCCAACTTACCTGCGTCAAGGCTACAGACGTGAGCTGCTTCTGCTGGCTATATGCTGTACCTGCTGTTTGCTGGGACTCTCACTGGTCACTGAG GGTGGGATGTACCTGCTCCAGCTGTTGGATCATCATGTCTGCAGTGGCAccaccctgctcctcctctccttatGTCAGTCGGTCAGCATTGGCTGGGTCTATG GTCCTGACCGTTTCTATGACAACATCACAGACATGATTGGTTATCGTCCATACCCATTCATGAAATACTGCTGGCGCTACACTACCCCCCTCTTCTGTTTT GGCACCTTCATCTTCTCTATTGTCAAATACTCCCCACTGAAGTTCAGTAACAGTTACGTTTATCCACTCTGGGCCAACATCTTGGGCTGGTTCATTGCCACGGTCTCCCTCTCGCTCATCCcactttttgtgtttcataaaaTGATGCAGGGAAAAGGCACTCTTCGACAG CGTTTCTTGTTGCTCTGTCAGCCTGTGGACGACCTCCCCTTGGATCAGAAATGCCCTCCTGCACTGGGAACCAATGGCACCACTGCCCACACAGAGCTCAAACCTTTATCCCACACTGGGGAAGAAACACAGTGA
- the p4ha2 gene encoding prolyl 4-hydroxylase subunit alpha-2 isoform X3: MGKSLFFISWALLCCCWTTQAEIFTSIGQMTDLIYTEKELVQSLREYIKAEESKLAAVKSWAKKLDALTRVSTSDPEGYLAHPVNAYKLMKRLNTEWSELESLVLQNPSDGFISNMSIHRQYFPDEEDETGAAKALMRLQDTYQLDSEAFSRGKLPGLHSNAFLTVDDCYDMGKTAYNDADYYHAVLWMQQSLKQLDAGEEAVVSKADILDYLSYSVYQMGDLPRAIELTRRLVAIEPGHQRAGGNLRYFERLLFKQLNELNQAYQPSSEEPIQLGTYSRPKDHLPEREAYEALCRGEGLQMNDKKRSRLFCRYQDGKRNPRLLLKPMKEEDEWDSPHIVRYLDVLSHEEIEKIKELAKPRLARATVRDPKTGVLTTANYRVSKSAWLEGEDDPVIERVNQRIEDITGLTVTTAELLQVANYGVGGQYEPHYDFSRRPFDSTLKVDGNRLATFLNYMSDVEAGGATVFPDFGAAIWPRKGTAVFWYNLFKSGEGDYRTRHAACPVLVGSKWVSNKWIHERGQEFRRPCGLTEVD, encoded by the exons ATGGGGAAgtctctgtttttcatctcctgggctctgctctgctgctgctggaccacACAAGCAGAGATCTTCACCTCTATAG gccAAATGACAGACCTGATCTACACAGAGAAAGAGCTGGTCCAATCCCTGAGGGAGTACATAAAAGCAGAGGAGTCAAAGCTCGCTGCAGTCAAAAG CTGGGCCAAGAAACTGGATGCTCTGACCAGAGTGTCCACCTCTGATCCAGAGGGCTACCTCGCCCACCCAGTAAATGCCTACAAACTGATGAAGAGACTCAACACAGAGTGGTCTGAACTGGAGAGCCTGGTGCTTCAGAACCCTTCAGATG GGTTCATTTCCAACATGTCCATACACAGACAGTACTTCCCAGATGAGGAGGACGAGACGGGTGCAGCCAAGGCGTTGATGCGTCTTCAGGACACGTACCAACTGGATTCTGAGGCCTTCTCAAGAGGAAAGCTGCCAG GTTTGCACTCCAACGCCTTTTTGACAGTGGACGACTGCTACGACATGGGGAAGACGGCTTATAACGACGCAGACTATTATCATGCTGTGCTATGGATGCAGCAGTCTTTGAAGCAGCTGGATGCCGGGGAGGAAGCTGTGGTTTCCAAGGCGGACATTTTGGACTACCTCAGCTACTCTGTTTACCAAATGGGAGACCTGCCTCGAGCCATTGAACTGACACGCCGGCTGGTGGCTATTG AACCCGGCCACCAGAGGGCAGGAGGAAACCTCCGTTATTTTGAGCGGTTACTGTTCAAGCAGCTCAATGAGCTGAACCAGGCCTACCAGCCTTCCTCTGAGGAGCCCATCCAGCTGGGAACCTACAGCAGACCTAAGGACCATCTCCCAGAGAGAGAGGCGTACGAGGCCctctgcagaggagaggggCTTCAAATG AACGACAAGAAGCGCAGCCGTTTGTTCTGTCGCTACCAGGATGGTAAGAGGAACCCTCGTCTCCTGCTGAAGCCcatgaaggaggaggatgagtgGGACAGCCCCCACATCGTTCGCTACCTGGACGTCCTGTCACACGAGGAGATTGAGAAGATTAAGGAGCTGGCCAAACCCAGG cttGCCAGAGCTACTGTCCGTGATCCCAAAACAGGTGTCCTGACCACAGCCAACTACAGAGTATCAAAAAG TGCATGGCTGGAAGGAGAGGATGACCCCGTCATTGAAAGGGTTAATCAGAGAATAGAAGACATCACAGGCCTCACAGTCACCACTGCAGAGTTACTTCAG GTTGCTAACTACGGAGTTGGAGGACAGTATGAGCCACATTACGACTTCTCAAGG CGTCCTTTTGACAGCACCCTCAAGGTCGATGGAAATAGACTTGCTACCTTCCTAAACTAC atgAGTGATGTCGAGGCGGGAGGTGCCACGGTCTTCCCTGACTTTGGAGCTGCAATCTGGCCTAGAAAG GGGACGGCAGTGTTCTGGTATAATCTCTTCAAGAGCGGGGAGGGAGACTATAGGACCAGGCATGCAGCCTGTCCTGTCTTAGTAGGAAGTAAATGGG tgtCAAACAAGTGGATTCACGAGCGAGGACAAGAGTTCAGGAGACCCTGTGGCCTGACAGAAGTGGACTGA